The DNA sequence tttcaatatcggaggcaatgctccaggatatagatgctttgtcacgatcattgtttgtcgcttttcacaaacatgcatgcgaaaaatcaaaccagcgttcagaatgtcaaacaaattcccgaagcctcgtaggcctaacgctaacggtaagtaaacttgtttgtttacgTTGATATAAACAAACGACGGTAGATATGCACGAAGAATAGTTCCCGTTTATTTGCTATTTACTGTAGGGATAGACCTGCTTTGTCTCCAAAGGATAAGGTGCAATAAGGGCCATTTTTGGCCCCAAAATTTAGAGAAATTAAACTGTGACAATTAGTTTAAGTGTATGCCTCAATAAGAAGTTGAATAAACGTAGTTCTAGGGGACAAttctcgtttttttttaaataattgtcaaaatctaacaAAAAATGAGTTTACTTGACGCCGATATGCGGGATTTAGGCATTTTGTTGGAAATTTCACTCAGAAAAACTTAAATTTGAGATTGGCCGCATGGATGTCCCAGCATCATATTTTGCCAatggaataaaataaaaatgttacgTGCATGTGTTGAATTTTATGCTGGGACATCAATGCGGCCAAAtcctaaaaagaaaaaaacgacGATTGCCCCCGACGCTGTTGCCATGACGTATACTGTATTAAAAAAACGACCGGAAAGCACGGTTTTCAGAAGTCCGGAAGACAACTCAAATAGAAAATAATCATcttgttaaaatcaaaacaaaattcattttatcCGTATTGTTGttcaaaataatatgtataatttatattttcgaaataaatataaaatattgactttCAAGGCATATTTTTATCTCGCAAAACAAACTTAATTCCGGAAAGCGTCACCACCATGGCTGTTTCGTTATATTGTAATAGACCGGCATCGAAGAcgtgtttgtttacattatttcgCGATGACAGAAGAGAGAACTGATCGTCCTCCTTGAAGTTTGGCTGATGGATTTGTTCAACAGAAGATGTTAGCAGTAGAAACAGGTATTTAAGCGTTGATCTGTTCCCAAAATCTGACCAAAGTGCAAGTTTCTTCCGTATAAAGTGGCCTTTTCTTTCAGTCCTGTCATtaacatacacatacaatgtacagtgcTGCTTTCGATCGCTCGGTCGCCGTGGCTTTAACTACGACAGGCTCAACAGTACATCCCCTAGTGTTTGCTGTTTTTCGTTATCaataaagaattgtttttatgTTATGATCATGGTAGATCTATACAAATCatttgaaaagaaagaaaattatgTGTTTCTTCTGCTGCCCCGACGCGGGCAGACGACAGCTGCAAAGTGTTTCAGTGTTTACATCTTCAAAAACAGCTACACTGACCGTCGTAGGACAGGTTTATTAGAAGATTATGTATAAAATACCATGATTTTTACAATAACTGTAATGTTAAGGTACTCGCACAGTTTAAATAGTCGAAAATCGAAAAATGTGGTTGTAAATGGAACGTGAAAAATTTACGCTGCTGGCTTTTACTTCCAAACGTATAAATTGCATTTAAACTTTGAATTATGACATTCCGCCAGCGTGGTCGAGGGGTTGAATGATTGGCCGCAGTGCACAAGATCGCGGGTTCAAGACCGCTTGacgtcatattttttttcttttggaaattaaaatgacctttttctctttctctttttttttttttaaatcttccaAGTATGTCTGTGAAATTcgttttataatttaatattaaaaaatcaaataattttacttCTTTTAAGCCAAATCTAGATAAGAATtttgtcttttaaaaaaaaaacaaaaaaaaaacatgatttcccaaattcagtgttatatttgtgttattaaTGTTTTTATGACCTGATTTGAGTTTTCACTTAAATTTTGGTTATGTGACATTAACCAGGAATGCAGAAAAGTATTTAAGCATTTAAAATAGGTCAATACTAAATTATTTagtaaaattaatgtattaaaatcatttcaaactAGTTTGCATTAAACCCTGTTGTATTTTCTCGATTAAAAAAGCATGGgctatactatatatatatattaaccactaaattgacaaaatatgtaaaaagaaattaatatttgttaacttatactaaaatattatttatgatTTGTATTGCAGAATGCCAGGGACCGGGCCTAAGTCTTTTCAATGCGTTGCTTGTGGCAAACGTACACGGCCAAAAGAAAGAAGATTTGTGAACACTGATGTCTACAAAGGCTTTATTCAGCATTTAACCATAGAAGTTGCAGCAAATGATGTAACATGTCAAACATGTTTTGTGAAATACAAAAGGTCAGCAAAAACTGTAAAACCTAAGTTGTGTGAAAATGTGACCGATAGTGAAGATACACCAAAAGATCCGAACTATGTTCCACCGCCTAAAAAACCTAGAAATGATAACCAATTTAAAAGTCCTCAAAATATTCCATTACCCATTTTGTCATCTGGTAACAGTCATTCCACCTGCTGTATATGCAAAAAGAGAGGTTCAAAATTGATGACAGTTTCCATCGACTGCAGAACTAGACTATTTGTAGAAAAGGGTCATCTGCTTCTAGCTGGATCTAGATGTTGCTGTAAACACCTTGattcagataaatatttcaatgaagaGGCACTTTGCTCTGTGACCGACAACTCGACGAATTCTCAGGAAGGCAGcacatatttcaataaaactgatatttcgTCACTAATTGCAAACATCAGAGCTATTGCAGTGCGAAATGAACGATACCGAATTGACTTTGATAATAACCATTCTTTAACTGATGCTGATTATCAGAATCTCACAGGCATTACAAAAGCTGACTTCAATGACTTGTGCTTACTTTTATCGAGTAGCACATCCATTAGATGTACAAAAAACCGAACAAGTAGAACATGTATTGCGTTATTGCTCGTTAAATTGAGAACAGGTATGTCAAACCGACTACTGTCCACTTTATTTAATATAGGAAAATCTAGTGTGCGCAGGGCGATTATGAGTGCAAGACAATTTCTTTCTGTTAATTTCACACCAAGAAATGTGGGGTTCCAGCATGTAACACGAGATGATGTAATTGAACACCATACAAGACCACTAGCGCAAGAATTGTTTGGCACCATGGTCAACAAACCCGCTATATTAGTTGTGGACggcacatacatatacattgaaaagagtaacaattttcaatttcaacgaAGATCTTACAGCATACATAAAAATAGACCACTCGTCAAACCCATGGTAATCGTAACAACAACTGGGTACATCGTTTCTATTCTGGGACCATATCACGCCGATTAAAAAAACAACGATGCTTCCATACTGAAACACAATATCAAGACCAACATGGAGAACATGAAGGATTGGCTGCAGACAGATGACCTCCTAGTTGTGGACAGAGGATTTAGGGATTCCCTGGAGTTTCTGAGTGAACTCGGAATAAAGTACCAGATGCCAACATTCCTTCAGAAAGgtcaaaaacaacacacaacagAAGAggtaatattacaaaatattcaatGTTATTACTATGAGTATAAACCTACAATTTAATTAAGTAATACAATTACCTAGAGGTTGTTTCATTGCAATTCTTCTGTGACATAAACAATTATAATTAGTGTTGTGTTGATGCTCCCAACATTACCAAATATTGTGCAGTCAtcatacattttgaaaaaaaaatgtatggaatgtaaacataaataagTATTGAACTTTTATACATCatgtcaatatgaatgccagaTGTTTGCAGACAAACGCATCATATAGAGCTACTGAGAACTGTAtccatattatttacatgtttatacacTTGTTGGGGAACATCTGTCACTTTGATTAAATATGTTCAGAATGtcataaatagaaaaaatatttaaagtgttTGTGTTATGTTCTGTTCCAGGCCAATGCTTCTCGACTCGTTACAAAAATACGATGGATAGTCGAGTCAGTAAATGGAAGGTTGAAGCAGTGGCGATATCTTCAGAATGTCATGCCGAACACACAGATACCAGCCATCGGCGACTACGTGCGGCTTGTTGCAGCCCTGTGCAACCGCTACCGAACACCACTCAACACTGGCACAACTGAAGGTGACCAACTGGTAGCAGCTAAGATGAAGGTAATAAAAACTTAAATAGATAAACTAGGATACACTATATCTCATGAGTCGGACTGTGTATTACCATAATTTTTGTCACTAGAGTtgattaattttacatttgtagaGACATCTCTTTGcaaaaacttaacattatcGTTATATCAAAAAATGGTTATAAGGTTATTTTGAGTCTGGAATTGTGGCATGAATGATGAATGGATCAAAGTATCTGTTTCTTGTTTTAGGTTCTGGCGTCCAAGGGGAATGCTCTTCAGCAGCGTGTCCAGGAGGAGAATCTCGACACCCGAAAACACTCCTGGAAATCTATAGATGTTGCCGATGCTGTTGACCAGTTTCCCTCCATGTCAGAAGAAGACATCAGAAACCTGACTATAGGAGTGTACCAAGTGAAGCTTGCTCGTTCTTACACATCAGAGCACTTAAGCGAGGACGGCGACTACACAATCATGGTTAATGATGAGGTTAATGGTATGCTACGTGCCCGTATTCAAA is a window from the Pecten maximus unplaced genomic scaffold, xPecMax1.1, whole genome shotgun sequence genome containing:
- the LOC117319000 gene encoding uncharacterized protein LOC117319000; protein product: MPGTGPKSFQCVACGKRTRPKERRFVNTDVYKGFIQHLTIEVAANDVTCQTCFVKYKRSAKTVKPKLCENVTDSEDTPKDPNYVPPPKKPRNDNQFKSPQNIPLPILSSGNSHSTCCICKKRGSKLMTVSIDCRTRLFVEKGHLLLAGSRCCCKHLDSDKYFNEEALCSVTDNSTNSQEGSTYFNKTDISSLIANIRAIAVRNERYRIDFDNNHSLTDADYQNLTGITKADFNDLCLLLSSSTSIRCTKNRTSRTCIALLLVKLRTGMSNRLLSTLFNIGKSSVRRAIMSARQFLSVNFTPRNVGFQHVTRDDVIEHHTRPLAQELFGTMVNKPAILVVDGTYIYIEKSNNFQFQRRSYSIHKNRPLVKPMVIVTTTGYIVSILGPYHAD
- the LOC117318999 gene encoding uncharacterized protein LOC117318999 produces the protein MENMKDWLQTDDLLVVDRGFRDSLEFLSELGIKYQMPTFLQKGQKQHTTEEANASRLVTKIRWIVESVNGRLKQWRYLQNVMPNTQIPAIGDYVRLVAALCNRYRTPLNTGTTEGDQLVAAKMKVLASKGNALQQRVQEENLDTRKHSWKSIDVADAVDQFPSMSEEDIRNLTIGVYQVKLARSYTSEHLSEDGDYTIMVNDEVNGMLRARIQSRHTSAKKYLLWIEYSPAVVLGWFCQCKTGARVVGTCAHVQSLVCSGLLAGNQQGNLAARDLDPIWGR